A window from Thermomonas aquatica encodes these proteins:
- the narH gene encoding nitrate reductase subunit beta, whose amino-acid sequence MKVRAQIAMVLNLDKCIGCHTCSITCKNVWTSREGVEYAWFNNVETKPGIGYPKEWENQRKWNGGWVRGANGRISLKAGGRLRLLAKIFANPDLPQIDDYYEPFDFDYQHLHQAPEGQHQPTARPRSLISGERMQKIHWGPNWEEILGTEFAKRSKDSNFDGVQREIYGAFEKTFMMYLPRLCEHCLNPACVASCPSGAIYKREEDGIVLIDQDKCRGWRMCVSACPYKKIYYNWKSGKSEKCIFCYPRIEMGEPTVCSETCVGRIRYLGVMLYDADRIQEAASVPSEKDLYQAHLDIFLDPTDPKVIEAARAEGIPDSWLDAARASPVYKLAIDWKLALPLHPEYRTLPMVWYVPPLSPIQSAADAGRIGKNGEIPDVKSLRIPVRYLANLLTAGDEAPVVRAMERMLAMRAWRRAMHVDGVEDLEVLQQAGLSLHQAEEMYRYLAIANYEDRFVIPSAHREYANDAFGERGGCGFTFGNGCSPSTPAEALFGGRSTQTYQVPPARQLPVREKA is encoded by the coding sequence ATGAAGGTCCGTGCCCAGATCGCGATGGTCCTGAACCTGGACAAGTGCATCGGCTGCCATACCTGCTCGATCACCTGCAAGAACGTGTGGACCAGCCGCGAAGGCGTGGAATACGCGTGGTTCAACAACGTCGAGACCAAGCCCGGCATCGGCTATCCCAAGGAATGGGAGAACCAGCGCAAGTGGAACGGCGGCTGGGTGCGCGGCGCCAACGGCAGGATCAGCCTCAAGGCCGGCGGCCGCCTGCGCCTGCTGGCCAAGATCTTCGCCAACCCCGACCTGCCGCAGATCGACGACTACTACGAGCCGTTCGACTTCGACTACCAGCACCTGCACCAGGCGCCCGAGGGCCAGCACCAGCCGACCGCGCGGCCGCGTTCGCTGATCAGCGGCGAGCGCATGCAGAAGATCCACTGGGGCCCGAACTGGGAGGAGATCCTCGGCACCGAGTTCGCCAAGCGCAGCAAGGACAGCAACTTCGACGGCGTGCAGCGCGAGATCTACGGCGCGTTCGAGAAGACCTTCATGATGTACCTGCCGCGGCTGTGCGAGCACTGCCTCAACCCGGCCTGCGTGGCGTCCTGCCCGAGCGGCGCGATCTACAAGCGCGAGGAGGACGGCATCGTCCTGATCGACCAGGACAAGTGCCGCGGCTGGCGCATGTGCGTGTCCGCCTGCCCGTACAAGAAGATCTACTACAACTGGAAGTCGGGCAAATCCGAGAAGTGCATCTTCTGCTACCCGCGCATCGAGATGGGCGAGCCGACGGTGTGCTCGGAAACCTGCGTGGGCCGCATCCGCTACCTCGGGGTGATGCTGTACGACGCCGACCGCATCCAGGAAGCGGCCTCGGTGCCGTCGGAGAAGGACCTGTACCAGGCCCACCTCGACATCTTCCTCGACCCGACCGACCCCAAGGTCATCGAGGCCGCGCGCGCCGAAGGCATCCCCGACAGCTGGCTGGACGCGGCCCGGGCCTCGCCGGTGTACAAGCTGGCGATCGACTGGAAGCTGGCACTGCCGCTGCACCCGGAATACCGCACCCTGCCGATGGTCTGGTACGTGCCGCCGCTGTCGCCGATCCAGTCGGCCGCGGATGCCGGCCGGATCGGCAAGAACGGCGAGATCCCGGACGTGAAGTCGCTGCGCATCCCGGTGCGCTACCTGGCCAACCTGCTGACCGCGGGCGACGAGGCGCCGGTGGTGCGGGCGATGGAACGCATGCTGGCGATGCGCGCCTGGCGCCGGGCGATGCACGTGGACGGCGTGGAGGACCTGGAGGTGCTGCAGCAGGCCGGACTGAGCCTGCACCAGGCCGAGGAGATGTACCGCTACCTCGCGATCGCCAACTACGAGGATCGCTTCGTGATCCCGAGCGCGCACCGCGAATACGCCAACGACGCCTTCGGCGAGCGCGGCGGCTGCGGCTTCACCTTCGGCAACGGCTGCTCGCCGTCGACACCGGCGGAAGCGCTGTTCGGCGGCCGCTCGACCCAGACCTACCAGGTGCCGCCGGCGCGCCAGTTGCCGGTCAGGGAAAAGGCATGA
- the narJ gene encoding nitrate reductase molybdenum cofactor assembly chaperone, producing MKLLKLIAVLLDYPQEELWEHAGELRAACDDPALPPARRAALRGFADGLMAQEPMAAQERWLELFDRGRAMSLLLFEHIHGESRDRGQAMVDLLATYRGHGFALGAKQLPDYLPVVLEYLSLRPVEEVRDWLGHVAHILELLAARAQERGSAYAVLLETLVETATGKVDLALLRARVAGEERDDTPEAMDRVWEEEAVRFGAEAPGEECNPRPGCRRARSGSNPR from the coding sequence ATGAAGCTGCTCAAGCTGATCGCGGTGCTGCTGGACTACCCGCAGGAGGAACTGTGGGAACACGCCGGGGAGCTGCGCGCCGCCTGCGACGACCCGGCGCTGCCGCCGGCGCGCCGCGCCGCGCTGCGCGGCTTCGCCGACGGGCTGATGGCGCAGGAACCGATGGCGGCGCAGGAGCGCTGGCTGGAACTGTTCGACCGCGGCCGGGCGATGAGCCTGCTGCTGTTCGAGCACATCCACGGCGAATCGCGCGACCGCGGCCAGGCGATGGTGGACCTGCTGGCGACCTACCGCGGGCACGGCTTCGCGCTGGGCGCCAAGCAACTCCCCGACTACCTGCCGGTGGTGCTTGAGTACCTGTCGCTGCGGCCGGTCGAGGAGGTGCGCGACTGGCTCGGCCACGTCGCCCACATCCTCGAACTGCTGGCCGCGCGCGCGCAGGAACGCGGCAGCGCGTATGCGGTCCTACTGGAAACCCTGGTGGAAACCGCCACCGGCAAGGTCGACCTGGCGCTGCTGCGCGCGCGCGTGGCGGGCGAGGAGCGCGACGACACGCCGGAGGCGATGGATCGCGTGTGGGAAGAAGAAGCGGTGCGTTTCGGGGCCGAGGCCCCAGGCGAAGAGTGCAACCCCCGACCCGGCTGCCGTCGGGCGCGAAGCGGATCGAACCCACGGTGA
- the narI gene encoding respiratory nitrate reductase subunit gamma encodes MNYIDTLLFQFYPYIALAVFAVGCWARFDFAPYTWRTGSSQLLSGKWMRLGSNWFHVGVLAILGGHLVGLLTPHAVYEHFISAPQKQLLAMVVGGIFGAMCFVGLSILLARRLFNPRIRATSSGRDILILALLYIQLILGLCSIYVSSGHMDGDQMIKLGEWAQHIVTFRGGAAGYIADAHWIFKAHVFLGMTLILLTPFTRLVHVWSIPLAYLTRPYQLVRKRQRPLQYKAR; translated from the coding sequence ATGAACTACATCGATACCCTGCTGTTCCAGTTCTATCCCTACATTGCGCTGGCGGTGTTCGCGGTCGGCTGCTGGGCGCGCTTCGACTTCGCCCCCTACACCTGGCGCACCGGTTCCAGCCAGCTGCTGTCCGGCAAGTGGATGCGGCTGGGCAGCAACTGGTTCCACGTCGGCGTGCTGGCGATCCTGGGCGGCCACCTGGTCGGCCTGCTGACCCCGCACGCGGTGTACGAGCATTTCATCAGCGCGCCGCAGAAGCAGCTGCTGGCGATGGTGGTCGGCGGCATCTTCGGCGCGATGTGCTTCGTCGGCCTGAGCATCCTGCTGGCGCGGCGGCTGTTCAACCCGCGCATCCGCGCGACCTCCAGCGGCCGCGACATCCTGATCCTGGCGCTGCTGTACATCCAGCTGATCCTGGGCCTGTGCTCGATCTACGTGTCGAGCGGGCACATGGACGGCGACCAGATGATCAAGCTGGGCGAATGGGCGCAGCACATCGTCACCTTCCGCGGCGGCGCCGCCGGCTACATCGCCGACGCGCACTGGATCTTCAAGGCGCATGTGTTCCTCGGCATGACCCTGATCCTGCTGACGCCGTTCACCCGCCTGGTCCACGTGTGGTCGATCCCGCTGGCCTACCTGACCCGGCCGTACCAGCTGGTGCGCAAGCGCCAGCGCCCGCTGCAATACAAGGCGCGCTGA
- a CDS encoding peptidylprolyl isomerase, with the protein MATRAIPIVMDAGPLSDAAARAAADGHAAHDDDPSKPLAGPAPVYVQVGDTPIDEAEIAREMQFHRAHDPHAAREAAATTLVVRELVRRECARLQLAVTAEDGETEDEARVRALVAEALDVPAADEAALRQYYEANRARLHHPDGIRARHILLAAAPADIGARQRAQQRGEELVAALRAEPDRFGEFAMRHSACPSRDQGGELGWIERGDTVPEFDRQLFMLKPGLAGLTVETRYGHHVVEVLERVDGEPLAFEDARSRVAAYLETQARQNALHQYLHILAERYGVEGIALSA; encoded by the coding sequence ATGGCCACGCGTGCGATCCCGATCGTGATGGATGCCGGCCCGCTGTCGGACGCGGCGGCCAGGGCCGCGGCCGACGGCCACGCCGCGCACGACGACGACCCCAGCAAGCCGCTTGCCGGCCCGGCGCCGGTCTACGTGCAGGTCGGCGACACGCCGATCGACGAGGCCGAGATCGCCCGCGAGATGCAGTTCCACCGCGCGCACGACCCGCACGCCGCGCGCGAGGCGGCGGCCACCACCCTGGTCGTGCGCGAGCTGGTGCGGCGCGAATGCGCGCGCCTGCAGCTGGCGGTGACGGCCGAGGACGGCGAAACCGAAGACGAGGCGCGGGTGCGCGCGCTGGTCGCGGAAGCGCTGGACGTGCCGGCCGCCGACGAGGCCGCGCTGCGCCAGTACTACGAGGCCAACCGCGCGCGCCTGCACCATCCCGACGGCATCCGCGCGCGCCACATCCTGCTGGCCGCGGCGCCGGCCGACATCGGCGCGCGCCAGCGCGCGCAGCAGCGCGGCGAGGAACTGGTCGCGGCGCTGCGCGCGGAGCCCGACCGCTTCGGCGAATTCGCGATGCGCCATTCCGCCTGCCCGTCGCGCGACCAGGGCGGCGAGCTGGGCTGGATCGAGCGCGGCGACACCGTGCCCGAGTTCGACCGCCAGCTGTTCATGCTCAAGCCCGGGCTGGCCGGGCTGACCGTGGAAACCCGCTACGGCCATCACGTGGTCGAGGTGCTGGAGCGCGTCGACGGCGAACCGCTGGCGTTCGAGGACGCGCGCAGCCGCGTCGCCGCCTACCTGGAAACCCAGGCGCGGCAGAACGCCCTGCACCAATACCTGCACATCCTGGCCGAGCGCTACGGGGTCGAGGGCATCGCCCTGTCGGCGTGA
- a CDS encoding FAD-binding oxidoreductase — translation MNAPLLAALRGLLGEAHVLAGDGLQAYETDWRGRYRGRALAVVRPADTAQVAAVVRLCAAHAVPIVPQGGNTGLVGGGVPDASGTQLVLSLSRMRRIRALDADNLTVTVEAGCVLQALQDAAAAHGLLFPLRLGSEGSCTIGGNLASNAGGTQVLRYGNARELCLGLEVVTAAGEVWEGLSGLRKDNTGYDLRDLFVGSEGTLGIITAATLKLYPRPAATLVALAACADIEAVIGLLRLARARFDAALTGFEIVERFALQRVARHFPQLRQPFPEAPWTVLLELAAGSEEDARRPLDAMLGEAASRALASDATIAANSAQARELWQLREAVPLAQARDGLNIKHDIGLPVSAVPAFLREMDATLAAAVPGVRPVVFGHLGDGNLHYNLQAPERMPAEAFLRRHEAGLNRCVHDAALAHGGTFSAEHGIGALKADELAARKSPVALAMMRAIKRALDPQGLLNPGRVLPHD, via the coding sequence GTGAACGCGCCCCTGCTGGCGGCATTGCGCGGCCTGCTCGGCGAGGCCCATGTGCTGGCCGGCGACGGCCTGCAGGCCTACGAAACCGACTGGCGTGGGCGCTACCGCGGCCGTGCGCTGGCGGTGGTGCGTCCGGCCGACACCGCCCAGGTCGCGGCGGTGGTGCGCCTGTGCGCCGCGCATGCGGTGCCGATCGTGCCGCAGGGCGGCAACACCGGGCTGGTCGGCGGCGGCGTGCCGGACGCCAGCGGCACCCAGCTGGTACTGAGCCTGTCGCGCATGCGCCGGATCCGCGCGCTCGATGCCGACAACCTCACCGTCACCGTCGAAGCCGGCTGCGTGCTGCAGGCGCTGCAGGACGCGGCGGCCGCGCACGGCCTGTTGTTCCCGCTGCGGCTGGGCTCCGAGGGCAGCTGCACGATCGGCGGCAACCTGGCGAGCAACGCCGGCGGCACCCAGGTGCTGCGCTATGGCAACGCCCGCGAGCTGTGCCTGGGCCTGGAAGTGGTGACCGCCGCCGGCGAGGTGTGGGAAGGCCTGTCCGGCCTGCGCAAGGACAATACCGGCTACGACCTGCGCGACCTGTTCGTCGGCAGCGAGGGCACGCTGGGGATCATCACCGCCGCCACCCTGAAGCTGTATCCGCGTCCCGCGGCCACCCTGGTCGCGCTGGCCGCCTGTGCGGACATCGAGGCGGTGATCGGCCTGTTGCGGCTCGCCCGCGCGCGCTTCGACGCCGCGCTCACCGGCTTCGAAATCGTCGAGCGTTTCGCGCTGCAACGGGTCGCGCGCCATTTCCCGCAGCTGCGGCAACCGTTCCCCGAGGCGCCGTGGACGGTGCTGCTGGAACTGGCCGCCGGCAGCGAGGAAGACGCACGCCGGCCACTGGACGCCATGCTGGGCGAGGCCGCCAGCCGCGCGCTGGCCAGCGACGCGACGATCGCCGCGAATTCGGCGCAGGCGCGCGAACTGTGGCAGCTGCGCGAAGCGGTTCCGCTGGCGCAGGCGCGCGACGGCCTCAACATCAAGCACGACATCGGCTTGCCGGTGTCGGCGGTGCCGGCCTTCCTGCGCGAGATGGACGCCACGCTCGCGGCGGCCGTGCCCGGCGTGCGCCCGGTGGTGTTCGGCCACCTCGGCGACGGCAACCTGCACTACAACCTGCAGGCGCCGGAACGCATGCCGGCGGAAGCGTTCCTGCGCCGGCACGAAGCCGGGCTCAACCGCTGCGTGCACGATGCGGCGCTGGCGCACGGCGGCACGTTTTCCGCGGAACACGGCATCGGCGCGCTCAAGGCGGACGAACTGGCCGCGCGCAAGTCGCCGGTGGCGCTGGCGATGATGCGCGCGATCAAGCGCGCGCTGGATCCGCAGGGCCTGTTGAACCCGGGACGGGTGCTGCCGCACGACTGA
- a CDS encoding MFS transporter codes for MSSLPQSTLLPTGTWLSRWEPEDQAFWSAGGTAIAWRTLALTTVNLTLAFAAWFLVSALVVRLPQVGYNFSASQLFWLTAMPGLAGGTLRLIHMFLTPMYGTRHVVSLSTLSLLVPLLGWFYAVQDPTVPYWVLLLLSFLAGLGGGNFSSFMPSTSLFFPKRLLGTALAIQAGIGNLGVSIVQFVTPWIIGFALLGGAAFMGDSQTLTKNGVQSQVYLQNAAAVLIPFVATFGATAWLLLKSVPVKANFAEQFDIFKSRHTWSMTSLYMMTFGGFSGLAATFPLLIKQGFGGFEGAPDPLKYAFWGPLVGSLARVAAGPLSDKLGGARVTQWAGIGMVACAVLVAMFVTPDSMAEFPKFVAAMLALFFFAGIGNASTFKQMPMLFAPRQAAGVIGFTAAIAAYGPFLFGMLFAWAFGTFDSARPVFFGLAAFFACNVALNWRMYARRGAANPC; via the coding sequence ATGTCCTCGCTGCCCCAATCCACCCTCCTGCCCACCGGCACCTGGCTGTCCCGTTGGGAACCCGAGGACCAGGCGTTCTGGTCCGCGGGCGGCACCGCCATCGCATGGCGCACGCTGGCGCTGACCACGGTCAACCTCACCCTCGCCTTCGCCGCCTGGTTCCTGGTCTCGGCGCTGGTGGTGCGGCTGCCGCAGGTCGGCTACAACTTCAGCGCCAGCCAGCTGTTCTGGCTGACCGCGATGCCCGGGCTGGCCGGCGGCACGCTGCGCCTGATCCACATGTTCCTGACCCCGATGTACGGCACCCGGCACGTGGTCAGCCTGTCCACGCTCTCGCTGCTGGTGCCGCTGCTCGGCTGGTTCTACGCGGTGCAGGACCCGACCGTGCCGTACTGGGTGCTGCTGCTGCTGTCGTTCCTGGCCGGTCTGGGCGGCGGCAACTTCTCCTCGTTCATGCCGTCCACCAGCCTGTTCTTCCCGAAGCGGCTGCTGGGCACCGCGCTGGCGATCCAGGCCGGCATCGGCAACCTGGGCGTGTCGATCGTGCAGTTCGTGACGCCGTGGATCATCGGCTTCGCCCTGCTCGGCGGCGCCGCGTTCATGGGCGACAGCCAGACCCTGACCAAGAACGGGGTCCAGAGCCAGGTCTACCTGCAGAACGCCGCGGCGGTGCTCATCCCGTTCGTGGCGACGTTCGGTGCCACCGCCTGGCTGCTGCTGAAGTCGGTCCCGGTCAAGGCCAACTTCGCCGAGCAGTTCGACATCTTCAAGTCGCGCCACACCTGGTCGATGACCTCGCTGTACATGATGACCTTCGGCGGCTTCTCCGGTCTGGCGGCGACCTTCCCGCTGCTGATCAAGCAGGGCTTCGGCGGCTTCGAGGGCGCACCGGATCCGCTCAAGTACGCGTTCTGGGGGCCGCTGGTGGGATCGCTCGCACGCGTCGCCGCCGGCCCGCTGTCGGACAAGCTGGGCGGCGCGCGCGTGACCCAGTGGGCCGGCATCGGGATGGTGGCCTGCGCGGTGCTGGTGGCGATGTTCGTGACGCCCGACTCGATGGCCGAGTTCCCGAAGTTCGTCGCCGCGATGCTGGCGCTGTTCTTCTTCGCCGGCATCGGCAACGCCTCCACCTTCAAGCAGATGCCGATGCTGTTCGCGCCGCGGCAAGCGGCCGGCGTGATCGGTTTCACCGCGGCGATCGCGGCCTACGGCCCGTTCCTGTTCGGCATGTTGTTCGCGTGGGCGTTCGGCACCTTCGATTCGGCGCGGCCGGTGTTCTTCGGCCTGGCCGCGTTCTTCGCCTGCAACGTGGCGCTGAACTGGCGGATGTACGCGCGCCGCGGCGCCGCCAATCCCTGCTGA
- a CDS encoding MFS transporter — MHATPALPSSGQQNRALWSSTFAFTVCFAVWTIFSIIGIQIKQDLGLSDTQFGLLAATPILTGSLIRLFLGVWTEQYGGRIVFTLVMLAGATATWMLTYAHTYPQFLLAALAVGVAGGSFAVGIAYVSKWFPQEKQGTALGIFGAGNVGSAVTKLLAPMVMAAYGWHGVARAWAVGLAVVAVLFFLFAKDDPGLARRRAEGVRPVPFAEQMKPLRNLQVWRFSLYYFFVFGAFVALALWLPHYLTGAYGLDVKTAGLIAACYSIPASLFRIVGGWLSDRIGARRVMYWTFSVAVACTFLLSYPATSYTIDGIEGPIQFRLAVGVVPFTVLVFVLGFFMSLGKAAVYKHIPVYYPNNVGAVGGVVGMIGGLGGFLLPIAFGAMNDAIGVWTSCFMLLFVLVACALLWMHFAIRRMEVSRHPQLARETDLPEIMALPQAGR; from the coding sequence ATGCACGCCACCCCGGCACTTCCCTCCAGCGGCCAGCAGAACCGGGCCCTGTGGAGCAGCACCTTCGCCTTCACCGTGTGCTTCGCGGTGTGGACGATCTTTTCGATCATCGGCATCCAGATCAAGCAGGACCTGGGCCTGAGCGATACCCAGTTCGGCCTGCTCGCGGCCACCCCGATCCTCACCGGCTCGCTGATCCGCCTGTTCCTGGGCGTGTGGACCGAGCAGTACGGCGGCCGCATCGTGTTCACCCTGGTGATGCTGGCCGGCGCCACCGCCACCTGGATGCTGACCTACGCGCATACCTATCCGCAGTTCCTGCTGGCCGCGCTGGCGGTGGGCGTGGCCGGCGGCTCGTTCGCGGTGGGCATCGCCTACGTGTCGAAGTGGTTCCCGCAGGAGAAGCAGGGCACCGCGCTCGGCATCTTCGGCGCCGGCAACGTCGGCTCCGCGGTGACCAAGCTGCTGGCGCCGATGGTGATGGCGGCCTACGGCTGGCACGGCGTGGCGCGCGCCTGGGCGGTGGGCCTGGCGGTGGTCGCGGTGCTGTTCTTCCTGTTCGCCAAGGACGATCCGGGCCTGGCCCGGCGCCGCGCCGAAGGCGTCAGGCCGGTGCCGTTCGCCGAGCAGATGAAGCCGCTGCGCAACCTGCAGGTATGGCGCTTCTCGCTGTACTACTTCTTCGTGTTCGGCGCGTTCGTGGCGCTGGCGCTGTGGCTGCCGCACTACCTGACCGGCGCCTACGGGCTGGACGTGAAGACCGCCGGCCTGATCGCGGCCTGCTACTCGATCCCGGCCAGCCTGTTCCGCATCGTCGGCGGCTGGCTGTCGGACCGGATCGGCGCGCGCCGGGTGATGTACTGGACCTTCAGCGTGGCGGTCGCGTGCACCTTCCTGCTGTCGTATCCCGCCACCAGCTACACCATCGACGGCATCGAGGGACCGATCCAGTTCCGGCTGGCGGTGGGCGTGGTGCCGTTCACCGTGCTGGTGTTCGTGCTGGGCTTCTTCATGTCGCTGGGCAAGGCCGCGGTGTACAAGCACATCCCGGTCTACTACCCGAACAACGTGGGCGCGGTCGGCGGCGTGGTCGGCATGATCGGCGGGCTTGGCGGCTTCCTGCTGCCGATCGCGTTCGGCGCGATGAACGATGCGATCGGCGTATGGACCAGCTGCTTCATGCTGCTGTTCGTGCTGGTCGCTTGCGCGCTGCTGTGGATGCACTTCGCGATCCGCCGCATGGAGGTCTCGCGCCATCCGCAGCTCGCCAGGGAAACCGACCTGCCGGAAATCATGGCGCTGCCGCAGGCAGGGCGCTGA
- a CDS encoding carbonic anhydrase: MQGPQLDAEQALARLRAGNRRFVDHVVSLEALLSHARRDEHARAQRPFAVVLGCSDSRAPAEFVFDQGLGDLFVIRVAGNIAAPSQVGSVEFAVEQFQLRLVVVLGHSNCGAVRATLAHLQAPAETSPALRAIVDRIAPGVGPVLADGDGGEDACMPRAIRANVRATIAHLRAQSDYLRYAEAQGGLRIVGADYDLASGAVDFFETEAHPWNTTS; the protein is encoded by the coding sequence ATGCAGGGCCCGCAGCTCGACGCGGAACAGGCGCTGGCGCGGTTGCGCGCCGGCAACCGCCGCTTCGTCGACCACGTGGTCAGCCTGGAGGCATTGCTGAGCCATGCCCGCCGCGACGAGCACGCACGCGCGCAGCGCCCGTTCGCGGTGGTGCTGGGCTGTTCCGATTCGCGCGCGCCGGCGGAATTCGTGTTCGACCAGGGGCTGGGCGACCTGTTCGTGATCCGCGTCGCCGGCAACATCGCCGCGCCCTCGCAGGTGGGCAGCGTCGAGTTCGCGGTGGAGCAGTTCCAGCTGCGGCTGGTGGTGGTGCTGGGGCATTCCAACTGCGGCGCGGTGCGCGCCACCCTCGCCCACCTGCAGGCGCCGGCCGAGACCAGCCCGGCGCTGCGCGCGATCGTCGACCGCATCGCCCCCGGGGTCGGCCCGGTGCTGGCGGATGGCGACGGCGGCGAGGACGCCTGCATGCCGCGCGCGATCCGCGCCAACGTGCGCGCCACCATCGCCCACCTGCGCGCGCAATCGGATTACCTGCGCTACGCCGAAGCGCAGGGCGGCCTGCGCATCGTCGGCGCCGACTACGACCTCGCCAGCGGCGCGGTGGATTTCTTCGAGACGGAAGCACACCCATGGAACACGACATCCTGA